A DNA window from Anastrepha obliqua isolate idAnaObli1 chromosome 5, idAnaObli1_1.0, whole genome shotgun sequence contains the following coding sequences:
- the LOC129247948 gene encoding uncharacterized protein LOC129247948 codes for MAEQQRRTTSEHILRTQLDTLTAQNTRLQEENNLLRQKLTHLTGDHRSAAAINVEAKIAALRLEDERDQMYENLERLKKKYNKLHAAYLEKVQRCKALEDTFKRQKTLSGLVSKSAINQRAQELAAKTETENLEKQVAKLQTLLDESYDIIDELEFELESIDYLEQENQYMRKELFAIKSKKQAASHPAGKSSTNPSSLPSAAYDEPPPSYEEDVADGASANASADMTAKAVGDVSKMLSLSVASSSTESLLNDDADSETLERAAMTHTLIENAAVESNQLRRELLKCRLNNTFRPK; via the exons TAACTGCACAAAATACACGTCTACAAGAGGAGAATAATTTGCTCCGCCAAAAGCTAACACACCTTACAGGCGATCATCGGTCTGCAGCAGCAATTAATGTCGAAGCAAAAATTGCAGCACTCAGACTGGAGGATGAACGCGATCAGATGTATGAGAATCTCGAACGATTGAAAAAGAAGTACAACAAATTGCATGCAGCATATCTGGAGAAGGTGCAACGTTGCAAAGCATTGGAAGATACCTTCAAGCGACAAAAGACGCTGTCTGGCTTAGTGTCGAAATCAGCTATCAATCAACGAGCGCAAG AGTTGGCTGCGAAGACTGAGACGGAAAATCTGGAAAAACAGGTGGCGAAATTGCAAACGTTGCTAGATGAATcgtatgatataattgatgaacTTGAATTTGAACTAGAAAGT ATTGATTATCTGGAGCAGGAAAATCAATACATGCGCAAAGAGTTATTCGCTATAAAGTCAAAAAAACAAGCTGCCTCTCACCCGGCTGGGAAGTCGTCCACCAATCCAAGTTCATTACCGTCAGCAGCGTACGATGAGCCACCACCAAGTTATGAGGAAGATGTTGCAGACGGTGCCAGTGCCAATGCTAGTGCCGATATGACAGCAAAAGCGGTGGGCGATGTAAGTAAAATGCTTAGCTTATCGGTCGCATCCTCTTCTACTGAGTCCCTGCTTAATGATGATGCGGATAGTGAAACGCTAGAAAGAGCGGCCATGACACACACA TTGATCGAGAATGCCGCGGTCGAAAGCAATCAATTGCGTCGAGAACTGTTAAAATGTCGGCTGAATAATACGTTCAGGCCCAAGTGA